TCGCTCGAAATGCACCTAAAAACAGCGATTTTTGGCTGTTGAGAGAACACAAAATATGGGGGTAAGAGTCCCCTTTATGAGGGTTGCGGACATAAGATTTCTTGAGGGTGTAACTTTCCGAATTATCTGAGGTTCTTATTACAACTTAACCAATCTGGAAACACCCAATGAAGTCATTCCTGGTGGTCCTTTCGGCATTCGCGGCTCTCAGCTTCCTCTCGTGCCGGACTCAAACGCTGGCGCCGGATACGGGGATGGCGACGGTCAAGGGTATCGTTTCGCTGGCTAATGCCTATGATTCGTACACGCCGCCCTACAGCGGCGTGCAAATCTCTTTCGAAGGCACTGCGATCTCTACCATCACGAATGATAGCGGAATATTCCAACTTAATGGAGTACCGGAAGGCACCTACAACGTCCGATTTTCCAAAAACGGGTACGGAGAGGTTCGATGGATTGGAAAAATGATCGAGGGGGGTGGCAATTCGACGATTTACCTGAACGGACCACAGGATCCGTATTACAGGAATCCAACACTTTATAAACAACCGGAATTGGTACTGAGCCTTCACTCCGCATACGTGGTGGATACAACAATCATGGGGTACGGCCACAGCTATCTCATCTTGCGAGGAGGATATGGGGGAAGCACGCCTATTACCATGGGCGGAATAGCCGTATACATCTCGCACTCATCAGACGTCTCTTCGAGTTTGGGACACTACTCTGCGTATTACTACCATTACTATCCAGGGGCCCAAAACTTGTACGATACAACTTCCATGACCTTTTGGGAGCCAATCGACCTTCTGACAATCAAGAGCGAAGGGTTTCAATCAGGTGATTCTGTTTACATAGCAGTTTATGGCGCACCCATCGTTGGAGCGAGCCCACCAAATGATTATTACGATCCAGCAACTCGCAAGTACGTTCTCACGTCTCTCAACCAAACTCCATCGCCCGTTCTCGGATTCAAGGTTCCGTAGCAGAAGCAATATGCGTGAGCGCGATGGCCGACGGCGAACTTGTGACGCGGAGCTTCGTCAACGAATAGGTAATCCGTGATTACCGATAGTGGTGAGAGCCATAAGCCCCGAGTCCGCGAACTCATCCTCCGCTTTGGATGGAATTCGACCTGCTACCAACTGCTGAATCCGGGCTTTGAGTATTGGTTCAGCGAGCGGCATGTGGCTGTCGTCGGGTACGTCCAATTCTCGGGCACACGGATCGTTGGCGGCGCACCGGTCTGTGCCGATGACGTAATTAACGATGTCGTGCAAGAATTCGAAGCCGATGCCCGCTCGCATGGACTTCGCGTTTGCTACTTCGCAAGCGAAGCGCGGCTTGAACGCGAGATCGCCAGCAAGCCCGGCTATTCGGTGTTGCTCCTGGGTGCCCAGCCGGTTTGGCGACCGGCGGAGTTGGCGCGCGAGATGGAGGAGAAGCGCTCGCTCCGCACACAGTTGCACCGCGCGTGGAATAAGGGCGTGATAGTCGAGCGATGGAACGCAGACAAGGCAACCGACCATCCTGGTCTGCATGCGCTCCTGCACGATTGGCTCGAAACGCGTGGGCTTCCCAGCCTCCATTTCCTCGTGG
This genomic window from Bacteroidota bacterium contains:
- a CDS encoding carboxypeptidase regulatory-like domain-containing protein, with the translated sequence MKSFLVVLSAFAALSFLSCRTQTLAPDTGMATVKGIVSLANAYDSYTPPYSGVQISFEGTAISTITNDSGIFQLNGVPEGTYNVRFSKNGYGEVRWIGKMIEGGGNSTIYLNGPQDPYYRNPTLYKQPELVLSLHSAYVVDTTIMGYGHSYLILRGGYGGSTPITMGGIAVYISHSSDVSSSLGHYSAYYYHYYPGAQNLYDTTSMTFWEPIDLLTIKSEGFQSGDSVYIAVYGAPIVGASPPNDYYDPATRKYVLTSLNQTPSPVLGFKVP